A genomic region of Glycine max cultivar Williams 82 chromosome 15, Glycine_max_v4.0, whole genome shotgun sequence contains the following coding sequences:
- the LOC100816007 gene encoding transcriptional corepressor LEUNIG isoform X3 — MAMPPIDRWDADKILRLYLHDYMVKRGMHNAAEIFKKEAQVPDHPVLVDSPDGFLHEWWSIFYEVFTSRQGKDQETGQGSSSKLVPMMTQNARNDAPPKIPQISMSEHRTPQFQVNSSFNNMMTQPAVCVIPSIMYNKEERLGYLPENVEPSLHDVINSNLTFLSGTSSNYPLQDVVGKQAQKQVFKDSGIGMSVERDIPRDPLDVMQKSMLPLDGLHETKANEALNIVPLNGWPINNQVLTSSLQPPNCRQKCQMLKTQNQDAILAQAIAGTSKNQTSTVPENSSKCNTTKISEIESSDKDKQMINQMITTVEHQHQQDQQIQAQSQNVENNKKTKTTEFIRPRESAQNCEDTANGKPMDENVESFLSLENEHADHKIAPFSNLKRTSATCRNEKKGFSFEEVGCLHSSKSKVLSSHFSSDGKVLASAGHEKKVFIWNMENFDCVTTTETHSLLVTDVRFRSGSTIFATSSFDRSVRLWDAARPTSSLLKLTGHAEQVMSLDFHPRKVDLLCSCDSNDVIRLWNINQGVCMHISKGGSKQVRFQPCFGKFLATATGNNIKIFDVETDSLLYNLEGHVKDVRSICWDKNGNYVASVSEDSARIWSSDGQCISELHSTGNKFQSCIFHPEYHNLLVIGGYQSLELWSPAESSKTWAVHAHKGLIAGLADSPENEMVASASHDHCVKLWK, encoded by the exons ATGGCCATGCCTCCCATTGATCGCTGGGACGCTGATAAAAT ACTTCGATTATATTTGCATGATTATATGGTCAAAAGGGGAATGCACAACGCCGCTGAGATTTTCAAGAAGGAAGCACAAGTTCCCGATCACCCTGTTT TGGTTGATTCTCCAGATGGATTCCTGCATGAATGGTGGTCTATTTTCTATGAGGTATTTACCTCTAGGCAAGGGAAGGACCAAGAGACCGGGCAAGGGTCCTCTAGTAAGCTG GTCCCAATGATGACACAAAACGCAAGGAATGATGCTCCTCCTAAAATCCCTCAAATATCAATGAGTGAGCACAGAACTCCACAATTTCAAGTCAACTCCAGCTTTAACAACATGATGACTCAACCAGCCGTTTGTGTAATTCCTTCAATAATGTACAATAAAGAAGAGCGTCTTGGATATCTGCCCGAAAATGTTGAACCAAGTTTGCATGATGTTATAAATAGTAACCTGACGTTCTTGTCAGGGACTAGTTCAAA TTATCCACTGCAAGATGTAGTAGGCAAGCAGGCCCAGAAGCAAGTCTTTAAG gaTAGTGGAATTGGCATGAGTGTGGAGAGGGATATACCTAGGGACCCACTGGATGTAATGCAAAAATCAATGCTTCCTTTAGATGGACTTCATGAAACAA AAGCCAATGAAGCTCTCAATATAGTACCACTAAATGGATGGCCAATAAAT AACCAAGTACTAACTTCATCTTTGCAACCACCAAATTGTCGACAGAAGTGTCAAATGTTGAAAACGCAAAATCAGGATGCAATCCTTGCTCAAGCAATTGCAGGTACTTCAAAAAATCAGACTTCCACAGTTCCTGAAAACTCTAGCAAATGCAATACAACGAAGATTTCTGAGATTGAATCAAGTGATAAGGATAAGCAG ATGATAAACCAAATGATTACAACTGTAGAACATCAACACCAGCAGGATCAACAAATTCAGGCGCAATCCCAGAATGTTGAG aataacaaaaaaacaaagacaaCAGAATTCATAAGACCTAGAGAAAGTGCCCAG AACTGTGAGGATACAGCCAATGGAAAACCCATGGATGAAAATGTGGAGTCTTTCCTGTCTTTAGAAAATGAACATGCTGATCATAAAATTGCACCTTTCAGCAATCTGAAACGAACTTCAGCTACAtgcagaaatgaaaagaaag GTTTTTCTTTCGAAGAGGTTGGTTGCCTTCATTCAAGCAAAAGCAAGGTTTTGTCTAGCCATTTTTCATCAGATGGAAAAGTTTTGGCAAGTGCTGGACATGAGAAGAAG GTTTTCATTTGGAACATGGAAAATTTTGATTGTGTAACTACTACAGAAACACATTCACTTCTTGTTACAGATGTTAGGTTTAGATCAGGTTCAACTATCTTTGCAACTTCTTCCTTTGATAGATCTGTGAGACTATGGGATGCTGCCAGA CCAACCAGTTCTCTGCTCAAACTTACTGGGCATGCCGAACAAGTAATGTCATTGGACTTCcacccaagaaaagtggacctTCTTTGCTCATGTGATAGCAACGATGTAATTCGACTGTGGAATATCAATCAAGGTGTTTGCATGCATATATCTAAG GGAGGTAGTAAACAGGTCAGGTTCCAGCCTTGTTTTGGGAAGTTTTTGGCTACTGCCACAggaaataatatcaaaatatttgatGTGGAGACCGACAGTCTTCTGTACAATCTAGAG GGACATGTTAAAGATGTTCGTTCCATTTGTTGGGATAAAAATGGAAACTATGTTGCCTCCGTCAGTGAAGATAGTGCACGTATCTGGTCATCAGACGGACAATGCATAAGTGAATTGCATTCAACCGGAAACAAGTTCcaatcatgcatatttcatccGGAATATCATAACCTCTTAGTTATTGGTGGTTATCAG TCCCTGGAATTGTGGAGTCCCGCTGAGAGCAGTAAAACATGGGCTGTTCATGCTCACAAGGGATTAATTGCTGGACTAGCAGATTCTCCCGAAAATGAAATGGTTGCCTCAGCTAGCCATGATCATTGCGTGAAACTATGGAAATGA
- the LOC100816007 gene encoding transcriptional corepressor LEUNIG isoform X8 gives MAMPPIDRWDADKILRLYLHDYMVKRGMHNAAEIFKKEAQVPDHPVLVDSPDGFLHEWWSIFYEVFTSRQGKDQETGQGSSSKLVPMMTQNARNDAPPKIPQISMSEHRTPQFQVNSSFNNMMTQPAVCVIPSIMYNKEERLGYLPENVEPSLHDVINSNLTFLSGTSSNYPLQDVVGKQAQKQVFKDSGIGMSVERDIPRDPLDVMQKSMLPLDGLHETKANEALNIVPLNGWPINCQMLKTQNQDAILAQAIAGTSKNQTSTVPENSSKCNTTKISEIESSDKDKQMINQMITTVEHQHQQDQQIQAQSQNVENNKKTKTTEFIRPRESAQNCEDTANGKPMDENVESFLSLENEHADHKIAPFSNLKRTSATCRNEKKGFSFEEVGCLHSSKSKVLSSHFSSDGKVLASAGHEKKVFIWNMENFDCVTTTETHSLLVTDVRFRSGSTIFATSSFDRSVRLWDAARPTSSLLKLTGHAEQVMSLDFHPRKVDLLCSCDSNDVIRLWNINQGVCMHISKGGSKQVRFQPCFGKFLATATGNNIKIFDVETDSLLYNLEGHVKDVRSICWDKNGNYVASVSEDSARIWSSDGQCISELHSTGNKFQSCIFHPEYHNLLVIGGYQSLELWSPAESSKTWAVHAHKGLIAGLADSPENEMVASASHDHCVKLWK, from the exons ATGGCCATGCCTCCCATTGATCGCTGGGACGCTGATAAAAT ACTTCGATTATATTTGCATGATTATATGGTCAAAAGGGGAATGCACAACGCCGCTGAGATTTTCAAGAAGGAAGCACAAGTTCCCGATCACCCTGTTT TGGTTGATTCTCCAGATGGATTCCTGCATGAATGGTGGTCTATTTTCTATGAGGTATTTACCTCTAGGCAAGGGAAGGACCAAGAGACCGGGCAAGGGTCCTCTAGTAAGCTG GTCCCAATGATGACACAAAACGCAAGGAATGATGCTCCTCCTAAAATCCCTCAAATATCAATGAGTGAGCACAGAACTCCACAATTTCAAGTCAACTCCAGCTTTAACAACATGATGACTCAACCAGCCGTTTGTGTAATTCCTTCAATAATGTACAATAAAGAAGAGCGTCTTGGATATCTGCCCGAAAATGTTGAACCAAGTTTGCATGATGTTATAAATAGTAACCTGACGTTCTTGTCAGGGACTAGTTCAAA TTATCCACTGCAAGATGTAGTAGGCAAGCAGGCCCAGAAGCAAGTCTTTAAG gaTAGTGGAATTGGCATGAGTGTGGAGAGGGATATACCTAGGGACCCACTGGATGTAATGCAAAAATCAATGCTTCCTTTAGATGGACTTCATGAAACAA AAGCCAATGAAGCTCTCAATATAGTACCACTAAATGGATGGCCAATAAAT TGTCAAATGTTGAAAACGCAAAATCAGGATGCAATCCTTGCTCAAGCAATTGCAGGTACTTCAAAAAATCAGACTTCCACAGTTCCTGAAAACTCTAGCAAATGCAATACAACGAAGATTTCTGAGATTGAATCAAGTGATAAGGATAAGCAG ATGATAAACCAAATGATTACAACTGTAGAACATCAACACCAGCAGGATCAACAAATTCAGGCGCAATCCCAGAATGTTGAG aataacaaaaaaacaaagacaaCAGAATTCATAAGACCTAGAGAAAGTGCCCAG AACTGTGAGGATACAGCCAATGGAAAACCCATGGATGAAAATGTGGAGTCTTTCCTGTCTTTAGAAAATGAACATGCTGATCATAAAATTGCACCTTTCAGCAATCTGAAACGAACTTCAGCTACAtgcagaaatgaaaagaaag GTTTTTCTTTCGAAGAGGTTGGTTGCCTTCATTCAAGCAAAAGCAAGGTTTTGTCTAGCCATTTTTCATCAGATGGAAAAGTTTTGGCAAGTGCTGGACATGAGAAGAAG GTTTTCATTTGGAACATGGAAAATTTTGATTGTGTAACTACTACAGAAACACATTCACTTCTTGTTACAGATGTTAGGTTTAGATCAGGTTCAACTATCTTTGCAACTTCTTCCTTTGATAGATCTGTGAGACTATGGGATGCTGCCAGA CCAACCAGTTCTCTGCTCAAACTTACTGGGCATGCCGAACAAGTAATGTCATTGGACTTCcacccaagaaaagtggacctTCTTTGCTCATGTGATAGCAACGATGTAATTCGACTGTGGAATATCAATCAAGGTGTTTGCATGCATATATCTAAG GGAGGTAGTAAACAGGTCAGGTTCCAGCCTTGTTTTGGGAAGTTTTTGGCTACTGCCACAggaaataatatcaaaatatttgatGTGGAGACCGACAGTCTTCTGTACAATCTAGAG GGACATGTTAAAGATGTTCGTTCCATTTGTTGGGATAAAAATGGAAACTATGTTGCCTCCGTCAGTGAAGATAGTGCACGTATCTGGTCATCAGACGGACAATGCATAAGTGAATTGCATTCAACCGGAAACAAGTTCcaatcatgcatatttcatccGGAATATCATAACCTCTTAGTTATTGGTGGTTATCAG TCCCTGGAATTGTGGAGTCCCGCTGAGAGCAGTAAAACATGGGCTGTTCATGCTCACAAGGGATTAATTGCTGGACTAGCAGATTCTCCCGAAAATGAAATGGTTGCCTCAGCTAGCCATGATCATTGCGTGAAACTATGGAAATGA
- the LOC100816007 gene encoding transcriptional corepressor LEUNIG isoform X5, which translates to MAMPPIDRWDADKILRLYLHDYMVKRGMHNAAEIFKKEAQVPDHPVYMNFLDSVVDSPDGFLHEWWSIFYEVFTSRQGKDQETGQGSSSKLVPMMTQNARNDAPPKIPQISMSEHRTPQFQVNSSFNNMMTQPAVCVIPSIMYNKEERLGYLPENVEPSLHDVINSNLTFLSGTSSNYPLQDVVGKQAQKQVFKDSGIGMSVERDIPRDPLDVMQKSMLPLDGLHETKANEALNIVPLNGWPINKCQMLKTQNQDAILAQAIAGTSKNQTSTVPENSSKCNTTKISEIESSDKDKQMINQMITTVEHQHQQDQQIQAQSQNVENNKKTKTTEFIRPRESAQNCEDTANGKPMDENVESFLSLENEHADHKIAPFSNLKRTSATCRNEKKGFSFEEVGCLHSSKSKVLSSHFSSDGKVLASAGHEKKVFIWNMENFDCVTTTETHSLLVTDVRFRSGSTIFATSSFDRSVRLWDAARPTSSLLKLTGHAEQVMSLDFHPRKVDLLCSCDSNDVIRLWNINQGVCMHISKGGSKQVRFQPCFGKFLATATGNNIKIFDVETDSLLYNLEGHVKDVRSICWDKNGNYVASVSEDSARIWSSDGQCISELHSTGNKFQSCIFHPEYHNLLVIGGYQSLELWSPAESSKTWAVHAHKGLIAGLADSPENEMVASASHDHCVKLWK; encoded by the exons ATGGCCATGCCTCCCATTGATCGCTGGGACGCTGATAAAAT ACTTCGATTATATTTGCATGATTATATGGTCAAAAGGGGAATGCACAACGCCGCTGAGATTTTCAAGAAGGAAGCACAAGTTCCCGATCACCCTGTTT ACATGAATTTTTTAGATTCAGTGGTTGATTCTCCAGATGGATTCCTGCATGAATGGTGGTCTATTTTCTATGAGGTATTTACCTCTAGGCAAGGGAAGGACCAAGAGACCGGGCAAGGGTCCTCTAGTAAGCTG GTCCCAATGATGACACAAAACGCAAGGAATGATGCTCCTCCTAAAATCCCTCAAATATCAATGAGTGAGCACAGAACTCCACAATTTCAAGTCAACTCCAGCTTTAACAACATGATGACTCAACCAGCCGTTTGTGTAATTCCTTCAATAATGTACAATAAAGAAGAGCGTCTTGGATATCTGCCCGAAAATGTTGAACCAAGTTTGCATGATGTTATAAATAGTAACCTGACGTTCTTGTCAGGGACTAGTTCAAA TTATCCACTGCAAGATGTAGTAGGCAAGCAGGCCCAGAAGCAAGTCTTTAAG gaTAGTGGAATTGGCATGAGTGTGGAGAGGGATATACCTAGGGACCCACTGGATGTAATGCAAAAATCAATGCTTCCTTTAGATGGACTTCATGAAACAA AAGCCAATGAAGCTCTCAATATAGTACCACTAAATGGATGGCCAATAAAT AAGTGTCAAATGTTGAAAACGCAAAATCAGGATGCAATCCTTGCTCAAGCAATTGCAGGTACTTCAAAAAATCAGACTTCCACAGTTCCTGAAAACTCTAGCAAATGCAATACAACGAAGATTTCTGAGATTGAATCAAGTGATAAGGATAAGCAG ATGATAAACCAAATGATTACAACTGTAGAACATCAACACCAGCAGGATCAACAAATTCAGGCGCAATCCCAGAATGTTGAG aataacaaaaaaacaaagacaaCAGAATTCATAAGACCTAGAGAAAGTGCCCAG AACTGTGAGGATACAGCCAATGGAAAACCCATGGATGAAAATGTGGAGTCTTTCCTGTCTTTAGAAAATGAACATGCTGATCATAAAATTGCACCTTTCAGCAATCTGAAACGAACTTCAGCTACAtgcagaaatgaaaagaaag GTTTTTCTTTCGAAGAGGTTGGTTGCCTTCATTCAAGCAAAAGCAAGGTTTTGTCTAGCCATTTTTCATCAGATGGAAAAGTTTTGGCAAGTGCTGGACATGAGAAGAAG GTTTTCATTTGGAACATGGAAAATTTTGATTGTGTAACTACTACAGAAACACATTCACTTCTTGTTACAGATGTTAGGTTTAGATCAGGTTCAACTATCTTTGCAACTTCTTCCTTTGATAGATCTGTGAGACTATGGGATGCTGCCAGA CCAACCAGTTCTCTGCTCAAACTTACTGGGCATGCCGAACAAGTAATGTCATTGGACTTCcacccaagaaaagtggacctTCTTTGCTCATGTGATAGCAACGATGTAATTCGACTGTGGAATATCAATCAAGGTGTTTGCATGCATATATCTAAG GGAGGTAGTAAACAGGTCAGGTTCCAGCCTTGTTTTGGGAAGTTTTTGGCTACTGCCACAggaaataatatcaaaatatttgatGTGGAGACCGACAGTCTTCTGTACAATCTAGAG GGACATGTTAAAGATGTTCGTTCCATTTGTTGGGATAAAAATGGAAACTATGTTGCCTCCGTCAGTGAAGATAGTGCACGTATCTGGTCATCAGACGGACAATGCATAAGTGAATTGCATTCAACCGGAAACAAGTTCcaatcatgcatatttcatccGGAATATCATAACCTCTTAGTTATTGGTGGTTATCAG TCCCTGGAATTGTGGAGTCCCGCTGAGAGCAGTAAAACATGGGCTGTTCATGCTCACAAGGGATTAATTGCTGGACTAGCAGATTCTCCCGAAAATGAAATGGTTGCCTCAGCTAGCCATGATCATTGCGTGAAACTATGGAAATGA
- the LOC100816007 gene encoding transcriptional corepressor LEUNIG isoform X1, with protein MAMPPIDRWDADKILRLYLHDYMVKRGMHNAAEIFKKEAQVPDHPVYMNFLDSVVDSPDGFLHEWWSIFYEVFTSRQGKDQETGQGSSSKLVPMMTQNARNDAPPKIPQISMSEHRTPQFQVNSSFNNMMTQPAVCVIPSIMYNKEERLGYLPENVEPSLHDVINSNLTFLSGTSSNYPLQDVVGKQAQKQVFKDSGIGMSVERDIPRDPLDVMQKSMLPLDGLHETKANEALNIVPLNGWPINNQVLTSSLQPPNCRQKCQMLKTQNQDAILAQAIAGTSKNQTSTVPENSSKCNTTKISEIESSDKDKQMINQMITTVEHQHQQDQQIQAQSQNVENNKKTKTTEFIRPRESAQNCEDTANGKPMDENVESFLSLENEHADHKIAPFSNLKRTSATCRNEKKGFSFEEVGCLHSSKSKVLSSHFSSDGKVLASAGHEKKVFIWNMENFDCVTTTETHSLLVTDVRFRSGSTIFATSSFDRSVRLWDAARPTSSLLKLTGHAEQVMSLDFHPRKVDLLCSCDSNDVIRLWNINQGVCMHISKGGSKQVRFQPCFGKFLATATGNNIKIFDVETDSLLYNLEGHVKDVRSICWDKNGNYVASVSEDSARIWSSDGQCISELHSTGNKFQSCIFHPEYHNLLVIGGYQSLELWSPAESSKTWAVHAHKGLIAGLADSPENEMVASASHDHCVKLWK; from the exons ATGGCCATGCCTCCCATTGATCGCTGGGACGCTGATAAAAT ACTTCGATTATATTTGCATGATTATATGGTCAAAAGGGGAATGCACAACGCCGCTGAGATTTTCAAGAAGGAAGCACAAGTTCCCGATCACCCTGTTT ACATGAATTTTTTAGATTCAGTGGTTGATTCTCCAGATGGATTCCTGCATGAATGGTGGTCTATTTTCTATGAGGTATTTACCTCTAGGCAAGGGAAGGACCAAGAGACCGGGCAAGGGTCCTCTAGTAAGCTG GTCCCAATGATGACACAAAACGCAAGGAATGATGCTCCTCCTAAAATCCCTCAAATATCAATGAGTGAGCACAGAACTCCACAATTTCAAGTCAACTCCAGCTTTAACAACATGATGACTCAACCAGCCGTTTGTGTAATTCCTTCAATAATGTACAATAAAGAAGAGCGTCTTGGATATCTGCCCGAAAATGTTGAACCAAGTTTGCATGATGTTATAAATAGTAACCTGACGTTCTTGTCAGGGACTAGTTCAAA TTATCCACTGCAAGATGTAGTAGGCAAGCAGGCCCAGAAGCAAGTCTTTAAG gaTAGTGGAATTGGCATGAGTGTGGAGAGGGATATACCTAGGGACCCACTGGATGTAATGCAAAAATCAATGCTTCCTTTAGATGGACTTCATGAAACAA AAGCCAATGAAGCTCTCAATATAGTACCACTAAATGGATGGCCAATAAAT AACCAAGTACTAACTTCATCTTTGCAACCACCAAATTGTCGACAGAAGTGTCAAATGTTGAAAACGCAAAATCAGGATGCAATCCTTGCTCAAGCAATTGCAGGTACTTCAAAAAATCAGACTTCCACAGTTCCTGAAAACTCTAGCAAATGCAATACAACGAAGATTTCTGAGATTGAATCAAGTGATAAGGATAAGCAG ATGATAAACCAAATGATTACAACTGTAGAACATCAACACCAGCAGGATCAACAAATTCAGGCGCAATCCCAGAATGTTGAG aataacaaaaaaacaaagacaaCAGAATTCATAAGACCTAGAGAAAGTGCCCAG AACTGTGAGGATACAGCCAATGGAAAACCCATGGATGAAAATGTGGAGTCTTTCCTGTCTTTAGAAAATGAACATGCTGATCATAAAATTGCACCTTTCAGCAATCTGAAACGAACTTCAGCTACAtgcagaaatgaaaagaaag GTTTTTCTTTCGAAGAGGTTGGTTGCCTTCATTCAAGCAAAAGCAAGGTTTTGTCTAGCCATTTTTCATCAGATGGAAAAGTTTTGGCAAGTGCTGGACATGAGAAGAAG GTTTTCATTTGGAACATGGAAAATTTTGATTGTGTAACTACTACAGAAACACATTCACTTCTTGTTACAGATGTTAGGTTTAGATCAGGTTCAACTATCTTTGCAACTTCTTCCTTTGATAGATCTGTGAGACTATGGGATGCTGCCAGA CCAACCAGTTCTCTGCTCAAACTTACTGGGCATGCCGAACAAGTAATGTCATTGGACTTCcacccaagaaaagtggacctTCTTTGCTCATGTGATAGCAACGATGTAATTCGACTGTGGAATATCAATCAAGGTGTTTGCATGCATATATCTAAG GGAGGTAGTAAACAGGTCAGGTTCCAGCCTTGTTTTGGGAAGTTTTTGGCTACTGCCACAggaaataatatcaaaatatttgatGTGGAGACCGACAGTCTTCTGTACAATCTAGAG GGACATGTTAAAGATGTTCGTTCCATTTGTTGGGATAAAAATGGAAACTATGTTGCCTCCGTCAGTGAAGATAGTGCACGTATCTGGTCATCAGACGGACAATGCATAAGTGAATTGCATTCAACCGGAAACAAGTTCcaatcatgcatatttcatccGGAATATCATAACCTCTTAGTTATTGGTGGTTATCAG TCCCTGGAATTGTGGAGTCCCGCTGAGAGCAGTAAAACATGGGCTGTTCATGCTCACAAGGGATTAATTGCTGGACTAGCAGATTCTCCCGAAAATGAAATGGTTGCCTCAGCTAGCCATGATCATTGCGTGAAACTATGGAAATGA
- the LOC100816007 gene encoding transcriptional corepressor LEUNIG isoform X9 has translation MAMPPIDRWDADKILRLYLHDYMVKRGMHNAAEIFKKEAQVPDHPVYMNFLDSVVDSPDGFLHEWWSIFYEVFTSRQGKDQETGQGSSSKLVPMMTQNARNDAPPKIPQISMSEHRTPQFQVNSSFNNMMTQPAVCVIPSIIYPLQDVVGKQAQKQVFKDSGIGMSVERDIPRDPLDVMQKSMLPLDGLHETKANEALNIVPLNGWPINNQVLTSSLQPPNCRQKCQMLKTQNQDAILAQAIAGTSKNQTSTVPENSSKCNTTKISEIESSDKDKQMINQMITTVEHQHQQDQQIQAQSQNVENNKKTKTTEFIRPRESAQNCEDTANGKPMDENVESFLSLENEHADHKIAPFSNLKRTSATCRNEKKGFSFEEVGCLHSSKSKVLSSHFSSDGKVLASAGHEKKVFIWNMENFDCVTTTETHSLLVTDVRFRSGSTIFATSSFDRSVRLWDAARPTSSLLKLTGHAEQVMSLDFHPRKVDLLCSCDSNDVIRLWNINQGVCMHISKGGSKQVRFQPCFGKFLATATGNNIKIFDVETDSLLYNLEGHVKDVRSICWDKNGNYVASVSEDSARIWSSDGQCISELHSTGNKFQSCIFHPEYHNLLVIGGYQSLELWSPAESSKTWAVHAHKGLIAGLADSPENEMVASASHDHCVKLWK, from the exons ATGGCCATGCCTCCCATTGATCGCTGGGACGCTGATAAAAT ACTTCGATTATATTTGCATGATTATATGGTCAAAAGGGGAATGCACAACGCCGCTGAGATTTTCAAGAAGGAAGCACAAGTTCCCGATCACCCTGTTT ACATGAATTTTTTAGATTCAGTGGTTGATTCTCCAGATGGATTCCTGCATGAATGGTGGTCTATTTTCTATGAGGTATTTACCTCTAGGCAAGGGAAGGACCAAGAGACCGGGCAAGGGTCCTCTAGTAAGCTG GTCCCAATGATGACACAAAACGCAAGGAATGATGCTCCTCCTAAAATCCCTCAAATATCAATGAGTGAGCACAGAACTCCACAATTTCAAGTCAACTCCAGCTTTAACAACATGATGACTCAACCAGCCGTTTGTGTAATTCCTTCAATAAT TTATCCACTGCAAGATGTAGTAGGCAAGCAGGCCCAGAAGCAAGTCTTTAAG gaTAGTGGAATTGGCATGAGTGTGGAGAGGGATATACCTAGGGACCCACTGGATGTAATGCAAAAATCAATGCTTCCTTTAGATGGACTTCATGAAACAA AAGCCAATGAAGCTCTCAATATAGTACCACTAAATGGATGGCCAATAAAT AACCAAGTACTAACTTCATCTTTGCAACCACCAAATTGTCGACAGAAGTGTCAAATGTTGAAAACGCAAAATCAGGATGCAATCCTTGCTCAAGCAATTGCAGGTACTTCAAAAAATCAGACTTCCACAGTTCCTGAAAACTCTAGCAAATGCAATACAACGAAGATTTCTGAGATTGAATCAAGTGATAAGGATAAGCAG ATGATAAACCAAATGATTACAACTGTAGAACATCAACACCAGCAGGATCAACAAATTCAGGCGCAATCCCAGAATGTTGAG aataacaaaaaaacaaagacaaCAGAATTCATAAGACCTAGAGAAAGTGCCCAG AACTGTGAGGATACAGCCAATGGAAAACCCATGGATGAAAATGTGGAGTCTTTCCTGTCTTTAGAAAATGAACATGCTGATCATAAAATTGCACCTTTCAGCAATCTGAAACGAACTTCAGCTACAtgcagaaatgaaaagaaag GTTTTTCTTTCGAAGAGGTTGGTTGCCTTCATTCAAGCAAAAGCAAGGTTTTGTCTAGCCATTTTTCATCAGATGGAAAAGTTTTGGCAAGTGCTGGACATGAGAAGAAG GTTTTCATTTGGAACATGGAAAATTTTGATTGTGTAACTACTACAGAAACACATTCACTTCTTGTTACAGATGTTAGGTTTAGATCAGGTTCAACTATCTTTGCAACTTCTTCCTTTGATAGATCTGTGAGACTATGGGATGCTGCCAGA CCAACCAGTTCTCTGCTCAAACTTACTGGGCATGCCGAACAAGTAATGTCATTGGACTTCcacccaagaaaagtggacctTCTTTGCTCATGTGATAGCAACGATGTAATTCGACTGTGGAATATCAATCAAGGTGTTTGCATGCATATATCTAAG GGAGGTAGTAAACAGGTCAGGTTCCAGCCTTGTTTTGGGAAGTTTTTGGCTACTGCCACAggaaataatatcaaaatatttgatGTGGAGACCGACAGTCTTCTGTACAATCTAGAG GGACATGTTAAAGATGTTCGTTCCATTTGTTGGGATAAAAATGGAAACTATGTTGCCTCCGTCAGTGAAGATAGTGCACGTATCTGGTCATCAGACGGACAATGCATAAGTGAATTGCATTCAACCGGAAACAAGTTCcaatcatgcatatttcatccGGAATATCATAACCTCTTAGTTATTGGTGGTTATCAG TCCCTGGAATTGTGGAGTCCCGCTGAGAGCAGTAAAACATGGGCTGTTCATGCTCACAAGGGATTAATTGCTGGACTAGCAGATTCTCCCGAAAATGAAATGGTTGCCTCAGCTAGCCATGATCATTGCGTGAAACTATGGAAATGA